From a region of the Bacteroidia bacterium genome:
- a CDS encoding phosphoribosylaminoimidazolesuccinocarboxamide synthase yields the protein MHTKTENGEAITATNYSFPGQSGYYKGKVREVYDISGKYLVMIVSDRISAFDVVLPRGIPYKGQVLNQIAARFMKATADIVPNWIIDVPDPMVTIGHKCEPFKVEMVIRGYLSGHAWRTYKSGKRELCGVILPEGMKENDRFPEPIITPTTKASEGHDEDISKEEIIRQGLVCREDYEELERYTQAVFKRGTEIAERMGLILVDTKYEFGKKDGVILLIDEIHTPDSSRYFYREGYEERQRRGEAQKQLSKEFVREWLMENGFQGKTGQNIPEMTDAKVKEISERYIELYEHITGEKFIRSDVNRVSERVRKNVEDWLSAH from the coding sequence ATGCATACAAAGACTGAGAACGGCGAGGCCATCACCGCCACGAATTACAGTTTCCCCGGACAATCGGGATATTACAAAGGGAAAGTCCGCGAGGTCTACGACATTTCCGGCAAGTACCTTGTGATGATTGTTTCTGACCGCATTTCCGCATTTGATGTAGTGCTTCCCCGCGGAATTCCTTACAAAGGGCAGGTGCTGAACCAGATTGCAGCTCGTTTTATGAAGGCTACGGCAGATATTGTCCCTAACTGGATTATTGATGTTCCTGACCCTATGGTAACCATCGGACATAAATGCGAACCTTTTAAGGTGGAAATGGTGATCCGGGGGTATCTCTCCGGTCATGCATGGAGAACGTACAAATCGGGGAAGAGAGAACTTTGCGGTGTAATACTGCCTGAAGGAATGAAGGAAAACGACCGCTTCCCTGAACCCATCATAACTCCCACCACCAAGGCTTCCGAAGGGCATGATGAGGACATTTCAAAGGAAGAGATTATCCGTCAGGGGCTGGTATGCCGGGAAGATTATGAAGAGCTGGAGCGCTATACACAGGCGGTTTTTAAACGGGGCACGGAGATCGCGGAAAGAATGGGCCTCATCCTAGTGGATACCAAGTATGAATTCGGAAAAAAAGATGGGGTAATTTTACTGATTGATGAAATTCATACTCCGGATTCTTCCCGTTATTTTTACAGAGAGGGATATGAGGAAAGGCAGAGGAGAGGAGAAGCACAGAAGCAATTGTCCAAAGAATTTGTAAGAGAATGGCTTATGGAGAATGGTTTCCAGGGGAAAACGGGGCAGAATATCCCGGAGATGACGGATGCGAAAGTAAAGGAGATATCAGAACGTTACATAGAATTATACGAGCACATCACCGGTGAGAAATTCATCCGCTCGGATGTGAACAGGGTGTCTGAAAGGGTGCGAAAGAATGTGGAAGACTGGCTGAGCGCACACTAA
- the folP gene encoding dihydropteroate synthase yields the protein MQYTFGHKKLSLLEPSVMGIVNITPDSFYKNSRAENTERVIEHVAQMIHEGAAVIDLGAQSTRPGAAKITAEEELTRLIPALQAVRSAFPDHILSVDTFYTEVAGEAIRCGADIINDVMGASTEGMTDLIAKADAGYVLMHIQGEPATMQQHPEYRHVKNEVFSFLESTAQRLTKSGIRKLFLDPGFGFGKSLEHNYELLAGLNKLCSLPYPVLTGLSRKSMVTNVLEVTAEDALNGTSILHWIALEKGARILRVHDVKAAAQVIKIHNFITNQKRTGV from the coding sequence ATGCAGTATACATTCGGTCATAAGAAACTTTCCTTACTGGAGCCTTCCGTGATGGGTATTGTGAATATCACACCCGACTCGTTTTACAAAAACAGCCGTGCGGAAAATACAGAACGTGTGATTGAACATGTAGCGCAGATGATCCATGAAGGAGCTGCGGTGATAGATCTTGGTGCTCAGAGTACAAGACCGGGTGCTGCGAAGATCACGGCAGAGGAAGAACTTACCCGCCTCATCCCAGCACTTCAGGCCGTTCGTTCTGCTTTTCCGGATCACATCCTCTCGGTAGATACATTTTATACCGAAGTGGCCGGCGAAGCCATACGTTGCGGAGCCGACATCATCAACGATGTGATGGGTGCTTCCACGGAAGGAATGACGGACCTGATTGCCAAAGCAGACGCCGGTTATGTGCTGATGCATATCCAGGGTGAACCTGCTACCATGCAGCAACACCCTGAATACCGCCATGTAAAAAATGAAGTTTTCTCTTTTCTGGAATCCACAGCGCAGCGCCTGACAAAATCCGGTATCCGCAAGTTATTCCTTGATCCCGGATTCGGTTTCGGGAAAAGTCTGGAACATAATTATGAATTGCTTGCGGGACTGAACAAATTATGTTCCCTGCCTTACCCTGTGCTGACCGGACTTTCCCGAAAAAGCATGGTGACCAACGTGCTGGAGGTTACGGCAGAGGATGCCCTCAACGGCACATCCATTTTGCACTGGATTGCGCTCGAGAAGGGGGCACGAATACTCAGAGTACACGATGTGAAGGCCGCCGCTCAGGTGATTAAAATCCATAACTTTATCACAAATCAAAAAAGAACCGGAGTGTGA
- a CDS encoding TIGR00159 family protein, translated as MYLLFPVFRDFSVLDAIDILLVSILLYQLYQLVRGTMAINILIGILAIYLVWKTVELLEMKLLGEILGKFIGVGAIALIIVFQQELRRFLLFVGTSEILSRGSLRRNWFTFARKRSVNIDLSQLMRACRNMSESRTGALIVIAGSSDLNFFSDTGEQVDARLTSRMLESIFFKNNPLHDGAVIIKDNRIQAARCVLPVTEDQEFPAHLGMRHRAAVGITENSDAIAIVVSEQTGEMAVANGGKLSTGLSTEHLRETLEAELR; from the coding sequence ATTTACCTCCTTTTTCCTGTTTTTCGCGATTTTTCAGTGCTGGATGCCATAGACATCCTGCTGGTATCCATTTTGCTCTATCAGCTCTATCAGCTGGTACGCGGAACCATGGCCATCAATATTCTTATCGGTATTCTGGCAATTTATCTCGTATGGAAAACCGTGGAGTTGCTGGAAATGAAATTGCTGGGAGAGATTCTCGGTAAATTTATCGGCGTGGGTGCTATCGCCCTCATTATCGTATTTCAGCAGGAGCTGAGGCGTTTTCTGCTTTTTGTGGGAACGAGTGAAATACTGAGCAGAGGTTCACTCCGTAGAAACTGGTTCACCTTTGCCCGTAAACGAAGCGTAAATATTGATCTTTCTCAACTGATGCGTGCCTGCCGAAACATGAGTGAGAGCCGTACCGGCGCTCTTATTGTGATTGCCGGATCCTCCGACCTGAATTTTTTTTCCGATACAGGAGAACAGGTGGATGCCCGACTGACCTCCCGAATGCTTGAAAGTATCTTTTTTAAAAACAATCCGTTGCACGATGGTGCAGTAATCATTAAGGACAACAGGATTCAGGCGGCCCGTTGTGTGTTGCCCGTCACGGAAGATCAGGAATTTCCCGCACACCTTGGCATGCGCCACCGGGCAGCAGTGGGTATTACAGAAAATTCCGATGCGATCGCCATTGTGGTGTCTGAGCAAACCGGAGAAATGGCAGTAGCAAATGGTGGCAAACTGAGCACCGGACTCAGCACGGAACACCTGCGTGAAACACTGGAAGCTGAACTCAGATGA
- a CDS encoding tetratricopeptide repeat protein, with product MHKLLYYVWTKNMLTLRLLCVLLFTVSVAFPVDANDSLKNRFRTAANSDEKFKAGLELIRLLENPRDSGEFHKIVREMSALNLGNGVPVKALLALHLGYFYIRNFNNDSALVNFQRCLDLLPPNEYLKERVEATRGIGKAMIYKGAYDKAHQVLLAGLEMTEKELLRRRDTAVAASELKILLDLGWSFVQLNESGKALKFFKRVLGLALDYNMKDRMSRIHTNMGSVYYYQNKPDSALFHFKSALNAAESVRDSVEIGNAYNNIGLIYQEMKNYTEALKYLQKSFQLSESRKDFQGQAESLNNLGEVCYAMDDFQNAERYFLKSIKISESIGHKMQQKDSYASLSRLYAKHKKFELAYQYSRQADALKDSIFNEEKNRQITEMNTKYETEKKEHENKFLREQSLNQELVNSRQRIMILGVTGVALLMVVFAFLIHRSYRQKKKANVELAGKNIQIQEKNRIVEEQNKDIKDSIRYARRLQQAILPPIDRFRDVFPDSFIFFRPKDIVSGDFYWFERFGDQVFFAAADCTGHGVPGAFMSIMGSNLLNQSLNEYAITRTDALLNSVSKGLAKALRTQDEGSLMVRDGMDIALCSVDTKKNVLTYSGAFNPVWIFRNDQVIELKPDKFPVGATGTAGSAQFSIQQFTLEKGDRIYVFSDGYADQFGGPKGKKFKYAPFQNILSKLGSFSMEEQMQEILRKHEEWKGDLEQVDDILVIGVRV from the coding sequence ATGCATAAATTGCTATATTATGTTTGGACCAAAAATATGCTGACCCTCCGGCTATTATGCGTTCTTCTCTTTACGGTCTCCGTCGCTTTTCCTGTTGATGCAAACGATTCCCTCAAAAACCGTTTCAGAACTGCCGCGAACTCTGATGAAAAGTTTAAAGCAGGACTGGAACTTATCCGCCTCCTTGAGAATCCCCGTGACTCAGGGGAATTTCACAAAATAGTGCGGGAGATGTCTGCACTGAATCTTGGAAACGGTGTGCCGGTGAAAGCGCTGCTCGCACTGCATCTGGGCTATTTTTATATCCGAAATTTCAATAATGATTCAGCACTGGTAAATTTTCAGCGTTGCCTGGATCTTCTTCCTCCGAATGAATATTTGAAGGAACGTGTGGAAGCAACCCGTGGTATTGGGAAAGCTATGATCTATAAGGGAGCGTATGATAAAGCGCATCAGGTGCTGCTGGCGGGACTGGAGATGACTGAAAAGGAATTATTACGCCGCCGCGACACAGCGGTAGCGGCCAGTGAATTAAAGATTCTGCTGGATCTCGGATGGTCCTTTGTACAGTTAAACGAATCTGGAAAGGCCCTGAAGTTTTTCAAAAGGGTACTCGGACTTGCCCTGGATTATAATATGAAAGACAGAATGAGCAGGATCCATACCAATATGGGTTCTGTTTACTATTACCAGAATAAACCGGACAGTGCACTTTTTCATTTTAAATCTGCCCTTAACGCGGCGGAATCGGTCCGCGATTCTGTTGAAATTGGGAATGCTTATAACAATATTGGGCTGATTTATCAGGAAATGAAGAATTACACTGAGGCGCTGAAGTATTTGCAGAAATCCTTTCAGCTTTCGGAGTCACGAAAAGATTTTCAGGGCCAGGCTGAATCGTTGAATAATCTCGGCGAGGTGTGTTATGCCATGGACGATTTTCAAAATGCAGAGCGGTATTTTTTAAAGTCGATTAAGATTTCAGAATCCATCGGTCATAAGATGCAGCAGAAGGACTCCTATGCCTCCTTATCCCGTTTATACGCAAAGCATAAAAAATTCGAACTGGCCTATCAGTATTCACGGCAGGCAGACGCTCTTAAGGATTCTATTTTCAATGAAGAAAAGAACCGCCAGATTACAGAGATGAACACCAAATATGAAACAGAAAAGAAAGAGCATGAAAACAAGTTCCTGAGGGAACAATCATTGAACCAGGAACTGGTAAACTCCCGGCAGCGCATTATGATCCTTGGTGTAACCGGAGTAGCGCTGCTGATGGTTGTTTTCGCATTTTTAATTCACCGAAGTTACCGGCAGAAGAAAAAAGCCAATGTAGAACTGGCGGGAAAGAATATTCAGATCCAGGAGAAGAACAGGATCGTGGAGGAGCAGAACAAAGATATCAAGGACAGCATACGGTATGCCCGGCGTTTGCAGCAGGCGATCCTGCCTCCGATCGACCGTTTCAGAGATGTATTCCCGGATTCCTTCATCTTCTTCCGGCCGAAAGATATAGTGAGCGGGGATTTTTACTGGTTTGAACGCTTTGGCGATCAGGTTTTCTTTGCAGCCGCCGACTGCACAGGACATGGAGTGCCGGGAGCTTTTATGTCTATCATGGGCAGTAATCTGCTGAACCAGTCGCTCAATGAATATGCCATTACCCGTACGGATGCATTGCTGAATTCTGTGAGTAAAGGATTGGCCAAAGCACTGCGAACACAGGACGAGGGAAGTCTGATGGTGCGCGACGGAATGGATATTGCCTTATGCAGCGTGGATACTAAAAAAAATGTACTTACGTATTCAGGAGCCTTCAATCCCGTTTGGATATTCCGGAATGATCAGGTGATTGAGCTAAAGCCGGATAAATTTCCAGTGGGTGCTACTGGTACGGCCGGTTCAGCCCAATTTTCCATACAGCAGTTCACTCTTGAAAAGGGAGACAGGATATATGTCTTTTCGGATGGTTATGCGGATCAGTTCGGCGGGCCTAAGGGAAAGAAGTTCAAATATGCGCCGTTTCAGAATATCCTGAGCAAACTCGGTTCTTTCTCAATGGAAGAACAAATGCAAGAGATCCTGCGCAAGCATGAAGAATGGAAGGGAGACCTGGAACAGGTGGATGACATACTCGTTATTGGTGTTAGGGTCTAG
- a CDS encoding MBL fold metallo-hydrolase: protein MELCVINTGFFKLDGGAMFGVVPKSLWSKTNPADSNNMCTWALRCLLVKDGNKAILIDNGIGNKQDEKFFSHYYLHGKDSLDGSLEKAGVSRKDITDMFLTHLHFDHCGGSIEYNPDHSHLQPSFANARYWSNPEHWKWATEPNAREKASFLKENILPIQESGQLHMIPSPGTLQDIHPGISVSFMRGHTDAMMIPHIKLGDKTVVFMADLLPSAGHIPLPYVMGYDTRPLLTLMEKGEFLKAAARNKWILFLEHDPENEACTVQETEKGIRLENKGRLADFI from the coding sequence ATGGAACTTTGCGTAATCAATACCGGATTTTTTAAACTGGACGGTGGTGCTATGTTCGGCGTGGTGCCAAAATCGCTTTGGTCTAAAACCAATCCGGCCGACAGTAATAATATGTGTACATGGGCCCTCCGTTGCCTGCTGGTTAAGGACGGAAACAAGGCAATCCTTATAGATAATGGCATCGGAAATAAACAGGATGAGAAGTTTTTTTCTCACTACTACCTGCACGGAAAGGATTCACTGGACGGAAGTCTGGAAAAGGCCGGTGTTTCGCGGAAGGATATCACCGACATGTTTCTTACGCATCTCCACTTTGATCATTGCGGCGGAAGTATTGAATATAACCCGGACCACAGCCATCTCCAGCCTTCCTTTGCCAACGCACGGTACTGGAGCAATCCTGAGCACTGGAAGTGGGCTACCGAACCCAACGCACGTGAAAAGGCCAGCTTCCTTAAAGAAAATATTCTTCCCATTCAGGAAAGTGGCCAGCTGCACATGATCCCTTCGCCTGGAACACTGCAGGATATTCACCCGGGTATCTCCGTTTCCTTTATGCGCGGACATACCGATGCAATGATGATCCCTCATATCAAACTGGGTGATAAAACGGTGGTATTCATGGCGGACCTTCTCCCTTCGGCCGGACATATACCATTACCATATGTAATGGGATATGACACCCGACCCCTCCTTACACTTATGGAGAAAGGAGAATTTCTAAAGGCCGCTGCCCGAAACAAATGGATCTTATTCCTGGAACATGATCCCGAAAATGAAGCCTGCACAGTGCAGGAAACTGAAAAAGGGATCCGGCTGGAAAACAAAGGACGACTCGCAGACTTTATTTAA
- a CDS encoding PhoH family protein: MGEKVFHIDQVDPLEVFGAGDSHLFLLKKSFPKLKLVARGDQLKVMGPEKDIREFEIRFGSMLEHLIRFSQLTLTDVEHILRSEGPVPKMNAEAGSSDIIVYGNSGLVVKARTPNQRKMVSAVGKNDMVFAIGPAGTGKTYTAVALAVRALKNKEVKKMILCRPAVEAGENLGFLPGDMKEKLDPYLQPLYDALYDMLPADKLEQYMESRVVEIAPLAFMRGRTLDHAFVILDEAQNATAAQLKMFLTRMGPSAKFVITGDETQVDLPRAQPSGLRPAIERLQRIKGIEFIYLDEGDVVRHHLVKQIIHAYKD; encoded by the coding sequence GAAATCTTTCCCGAAGTTGAAGCTCGTTGCGCGAGGGGACCAATTGAAGGTGATGGGGCCGGAGAAGGATATCCGGGAGTTTGAGATAAGGTTCGGGAGTATGCTGGAGCATCTCATCCGGTTTTCTCAGCTTACCCTCACTGACGTGGAACATATTTTGAGAAGCGAAGGCCCGGTACCTAAGATGAATGCTGAGGCGGGAAGTTCAGATATCATCGTTTACGGTAATTCCGGCCTGGTGGTAAAAGCCCGGACCCCGAATCAGAGAAAAATGGTTAGTGCGGTAGGCAAAAACGACATGGTTTTCGCTATTGGTCCGGCCGGAACAGGAAAAACATATACAGCCGTGGCGCTGGCGGTGCGGGCACTGAAGAACAAGGAAGTAAAAAAGATGATTTTGTGCCGGCCGGCCGTCGAAGCCGGTGAAAACCTTGGATTTCTTCCCGGCGACATGAAAGAAAAGCTGGATCCTTATCTTCAGCCATTGTATGATGCGCTGTACGACATGCTTCCGGCGGACAAGCTGGAGCAGTACATGGAATCGAGAGTGGTGGAAATTGCCCCTCTGGCATTTATGAGAGGGAGAACCCTCGACCACGCATTCGTAATTCTCGACGAGGCACAGAACGCTACCGCAGCGCAACTGAAGATGTTTCTTACCCGGATGGGGCCGTCGGCAAAATTTGTGATCACGGGCGATGAAACCCAGGTTGATCTTCCCCGTGCCCAGCCTTCCGGACTCCGGCCCGCGATTGAACGTCTGCAACGCATAAAGGGCATAGAGTTCATTTACCTTGATGAAGGAGACGTGGTAAGACATCATCTTGTAAAACAAATCATTCATGCATACAAAGACTGA